The following proteins are co-located in the Micromonospora coriariae genome:
- a CDS encoding M15 family metallopeptidase encodes MILLSDPRVAAVPSADDGDPLVDLRELPELRLDRRAADPSGAYARLRVGVADRLLAAQRALPAGMRLLVIEGYRPYRAQLTIFTGYRDELRRRHPDWSPERLHRETTKFVSPVEVAPHSTGGAVDLTLCTDDGVELDLGTAVDATPEDSADACFTDAPTIDGAARRHRQIMVEALGGAGLVNYPTEWWHWSYGDRYWAVITGAPRTRYGPVDLAAEAIGAGVG; translated from the coding sequence GTGATCCTGCTCTCCGATCCCCGGGTGGCGGCGGTACCCAGCGCCGACGACGGCGACCCCCTGGTGGACCTGCGCGAGCTGCCCGAACTGCGGCTGGACCGGCGCGCCGCCGACCCGTCCGGCGCGTACGCCCGGCTGCGCGTAGGCGTCGCGGACCGGCTGCTGGCCGCGCAGCGTGCGCTGCCCGCCGGGATGCGCCTGCTGGTCATCGAGGGGTACCGGCCGTACCGGGCACAGTTGACCATCTTCACCGGCTACCGGGACGAGCTGCGCCGGCGGCACCCGGACTGGTCGCCGGAGCGGCTGCACCGGGAGACCACCAAGTTCGTCTCGCCGGTCGAGGTGGCCCCGCACAGCACCGGCGGGGCCGTGGATCTGACCCTGTGCACCGACGACGGCGTGGAGTTGGATCTCGGCACGGCCGTCGACGCCACGCCGGAGGACAGCGCGGACGCCTGCTTCACCGACGCCCCCACCATCGACGGGGCCGCCCGGCGGCACCGGCAGATCATGGTGGAGGCGCTCGGCGGCGCCGGACTGGTGAACTACCCGACCGAGTGGTGGCACTGGTCGTACGGGGACCGCTACTGGGCCGTGATCACCGGGGCGCCACGCACCCGGTACGGACCGGTGGATCTGGCCGCCGAGGCGATCGGTGCTGGCGTCGGCTGA
- a CDS encoding D-alanine--D-alanine ligase family protein: MSAPTRIGILFGGPSAEHEVSCASALGVARALAGGGYRTVAIGVTRTGAYRLMPDAVLAELRDRPAAERAIDDRLAVTGPAVELRSGPRPGTVQVSAVNAPGAVHAELDVVFPVLHGPFGEDGVVQGLLESLDVPYVGCGILASAVGMNKVAMKRALRADGIPITPHVAFDAHTYRAADDPEKLVLGLRRPLFVKPASMGSSIGISRVAEGDDLAVAVEEALRHDQLVMVEQGVTGRELECAVLGGWRPEASAVGEVRVTGGWFDYQQKYFGDADPMIVPAVLPDEVTERVRELSLRAFAAIGGWGLARVDFLYDETTGELYVNELNTMPGFTAHSMYPKVWAAAGVGYREVVDRLVELARTRHASRPVTATRGTR, encoded by the coding sequence ATGAGCGCGCCAACTCGGATCGGAATCCTGTTCGGAGGTCCGTCGGCGGAGCACGAGGTCTCCTGTGCCTCCGCGCTGGGCGTGGCCCGGGCGCTCGCCGGCGGCGGGTACCGCACGGTCGCCATCGGCGTCACCCGTACCGGCGCATACCGGCTGATGCCCGACGCGGTGCTGGCCGAGCTGCGCGACCGGCCCGCCGCCGAGCGGGCGATCGACGACCGGCTGGCGGTGACCGGACCGGCGGTCGAGCTGCGCTCCGGCCCGCGTCCGGGCACCGTGCAGGTGTCCGCGGTGAACGCCCCCGGCGCGGTGCACGCGGAGCTGGACGTGGTCTTCCCCGTGCTGCACGGCCCGTTCGGTGAGGACGGGGTGGTGCAGGGGCTGCTGGAGTCGCTGGACGTGCCGTACGTCGGGTGCGGCATCCTGGCCTCCGCCGTCGGCATGAACAAGGTGGCGATGAAGCGGGCGCTGCGCGCCGACGGCATCCCGATCACACCGCACGTCGCGTTCGACGCGCACACCTACCGCGCGGCCGACGACCCGGAGAAGCTGGTGCTCGGCCTGCGCCGGCCGTTGTTCGTCAAGCCCGCCAGCATGGGCTCCTCGATCGGCATCTCCCGGGTCGCGGAGGGCGACGACCTGGCCGTCGCCGTCGAGGAGGCGCTCCGGCACGACCAGCTCGTCATGGTCGAGCAGGGGGTCACCGGCCGCGAATTGGAGTGCGCGGTGCTCGGCGGCTGGCGCCCGGAGGCGTCGGCCGTGGGCGAGGTGCGCGTCACCGGCGGCTGGTTCGACTACCAGCAGAAGTACTTCGGCGACGCCGACCCCATGATCGTCCCGGCTGTGCTGCCCGACGAGGTGACCGAGCGGGTACGCGAGCTGTCACTGCGCGCGTTCGCCGCGATCGGCGGGTGGGGCCTGGCCCGGGTCGACTTCCTGTACGACGAGACGACCGGTGAGCTGTACGTCAACGAGCTGAACACGATGCCCGGCTTCACCGCGCACTCGATGTATCCGAAGGTGTGGGCGGCGGCCGGCGTCGGCTACCGGGAGGTGGTGGACCGGCTGGTCGAGCTGGCCCGTACCCGGCACGCGTCCCGACCCGTGACCGCCACGCGGGGCACCCGGTGA
- a CDS encoding RlpA-like double-psi beta-barrel domain-containing protein produces the protein MRVQRKHVLAATVAVLAAAGVAVGTGFGFAGTAPARQSVCTGSVTFSAEDGAPAATSDRFPVGTRLRVTNLDNNRAATVTVTGPSGSCVLLNAAAMELVREKGKNVIRRNVVERLDGEAVPPAAPPAAGTVRPGSASPGAPGPAPRSACSGAITFFAEGAAPAATSGQFPVGTRLRVTNLDNNKATTVTVTGPSGSCVLLNTAAMDQIREPGKNVVRRNTVEVLR, from the coding sequence ATGAGGGTGCAGCGCAAGCACGTGCTGGCGGCGACCGTGGCGGTGCTCGCCGCGGCGGGCGTGGCGGTGGGGACCGGTTTCGGGTTCGCCGGCACCGCACCGGCGCGGCAGTCCGTCTGCACGGGCTCGGTCACCTTCTCGGCGGAGGACGGAGCGCCGGCCGCGACCAGCGACCGGTTCCCGGTGGGTACGCGGCTGCGGGTGACCAACCTGGACAACAACCGGGCGGCCACGGTGACGGTGACCGGTCCGTCGGGCAGTTGTGTGCTGCTCAACGCCGCCGCGATGGAGCTGGTCCGTGAAAAGGGGAAGAACGTGATCCGCCGCAACGTCGTGGAACGGCTGGACGGTGAGGCCGTACCGCCCGCCGCGCCGCCGGCGGCCGGCACGGTCCGGCCCGGGTCCGCGTCTCCCGGCGCGCCGGGCCCGGCGCCCCGCTCGGCCTGCTCGGGCGCGATCACCTTCTTCGCCGAGGGCGCGGCGCCGGCGGCGACCAGCGGGCAGTTCCCGGTGGGCACCCGGCTGCGGGTGACGAACCTGGACAACAACAAGGCCACCACGGTGACTGTCACCGGCCCGTCGGGCAGTTGCGTGCTGCTCAACACGGCGGCGATGGACCAGATCCGTGAGCCGGGCAAGAACGTGGTCCGCCGCAACACCGTCGAGGTCCTGCGCTGA